One Methylocapsa sp. D3K7 DNA window includes the following coding sequences:
- a CDS encoding DUF3572 domain-containing protein, whose translation MENLNFKASSLKTPKLTKSSAETLAIEALNFLAAEPDRLDRFLALSGIGLENLRQAAAEPGFLAAILAHLAADEKLLLAFAAQSGHDASLALQAHDILSPPCERP comes from the coding sequence ATGGAAAATCTCAATTTTAAGGCCTCTTCGCTCAAAACGCCCAAACTTACGAAATCCTCCGCCGAGACGCTTGCCATCGAGGCGCTAAACTTTTTGGCGGCGGAGCCTGACCGGCTTGACCGGTTTTTGGCTCTCAGCGGCATTGGCTTGGAAAATTTACGGCAAGCGGCGGCGGAGCCTGGATTTCTGGCGGCCATCCTCGCCCATCTCGCCGCCGACGAAAAGTTGCTCCTGGCTTTTGCGGCCCAGAGCGGGCATGACGCTTCTCTCGCCCTCCAGGCGCATGATATATTGTCGCCTCCGTGCGAGAGGCCTTAA
- a CDS encoding response regulator — protein sequence MQKSILIVEDNELNMKLFNDLLEAHGYKTIQTRSGLEAVALARQHRPDLILMDIQLPEISGLEVTQKLKNDGDLRHIPVIAITAFAMKGDEEKILQGGCEAYLSKPISIVKFLETVRNHLKEN from the coding sequence ATGCAAAAGAGCATTCTGATCGTAGAAGACAATGAGTTGAACATGAAGCTGTTCAACGATCTTTTGGAGGCGCATGGCTACAAGACGATCCAAACGCGCAGCGGTCTCGAGGCGGTGGCGCTGGCGCGCCAGCACCGCCCAGACCTCATTTTGATGGACATTCAATTGCCCGAGATTTCCGGTCTCGAGGTGACGCAAAAGTTGAAAAATGACGGCGATCTACGCCATATTCCGGTGATTGCGATCACCGCCTTCGCCATGAAGGGAGACGAGGAAAAAATCCTGCAGGGCGGCTGCGAGGCCTATCTCTCAAAACCCATTTCCATCGTGAAGTTTCTTGAAACCGTCCGCAATCATCTCAAGGAAAATTAG